The following are encoded together in the Choristoneura fumiferana chromosome 4, NRCan_CFum_1, whole genome shotgun sequence genome:
- the LOC141427081 gene encoding dual E2 ubiquitin-conjugating enzyme/E3 ubiquitin-protein ligase BIRC6-like has translation MGDDSLILREDGYIRMNFPVTSLTYHSNLNIILVKTDVGGVHVLDVNSGVILQSSCLSADDGGTLGVEYASGADRVFVWDSSGVGARTDYNGVLLLHTALQRPLPSSQPDKIIRIELVLSEVSTKYTDIFAVTILNN, from the exons ATGGGCGATGATTCTTTGATATTACGAGAAGATGGTTATATACGTATGAACTTTCCTGTTACTTCTTTAACGTATCACAGTAACTTGAATATAATTTTGGTGAAGACCGACGTTGGTGGTGTACACGTTTTGGATGTCAATTCTGGTGTGATTCTTCAATCGTCTTGTCTATCAGCGG ATGATGGGGGTACATTGGGGGTGGAGTACGCGTCGGGCGCGGACCGAGTTTTCGTCTGGGACAGCAGCGGCGTGGGCGCGCGGACCGACTACAACGGAGTCCTATTGCTGCACACGGCGCTCCAGCGCCCGCTGCCATCCTCGCAACCcgataaaataataagaatagaACTTGTCCTCTCAGAGGTAAGCACAAAATATACAGACATTTTTGCTGTAACAATCTTAAATAATTAG